From the Euphorbia lathyris chromosome 6, ddEupLath1.1, whole genome shotgun sequence genome, one window contains:
- the LOC136231864 gene encoding uncharacterized protein — MSMLLSSSSARLLLGSPFLQFFGIIFPLHTLTSPSSCDDKWHVLYQKVKNVTRRCCFLVASKNGLYSVKSLYFPAEQIRRCEECSGRDSSVNGNDELWKIIWKRSKCERCLLSFCFKFKFSDK; from the exons ATGTCTAtgcttctttcttcctcttcgGCTCGACTTCTGCTTGGTTCTCCATTTCTTCAGTTTTTTGGTATCATTTTTCCTCTCCATACTCTTACTTCACCTTCAAG TTGTGATGATAAGTGGCATGTGCTGTACCAGAAAGTGAAGAATGTGACACGAAG GTGTTGTTTTCTGGTTGCTTCAAAAAACGGACTGTATTCAGTAAAGTCACTTTACTTTCCGGCAGAACAGATTCGAAGATGTGAAGAATGCAGCGGTCGTGATTCTTCAGTTAATGGCAACGATGAACTGTGGAAAATTATTTGGAAGAGAAGTAAATGTGAGAGATGTTTGCTGTCATTTTGCTTCAAATTCAAGTTTTCAGATAAGTAA
- the LOC136231954 gene encoding pentatricopeptide repeat-containing protein At1g63330-like — protein MSMLLSSSSARLLVRSPFLQFFGIISPLHTRASPSRSDDFVSSFDKFLCMDPLPATQFNNLLFDLRRMKPSVIEFNKLLSAFVRMNRFQTAISLSENMDYLRITPNIYSCNILINCFCNLDSVGFGFSVLGRIFKSGFQPDIVTFTSLIDGLCKEGKIDDAVILFNKLSAMSYKPNVFTYNVIVNGLCKVGKVHMAKCLIEKMAKRGCEPNLVVYNTIIDGLCKHNLVTQSFDLFKKIKSRGILPDVVTYSSLIHCLCYSSKWKEVAFLVNEMLDSNVVLNIVTYSILIDQLCKEGMVMKSECIFGIMIHRGLEPNVITYNSLIDGYGLHRQMHRVEKVFYMMRRKGCKPNIYTYNILINWYCKRKMIDFAEHLIDEMLREGLFPNVYTCTSFIHGLCLVKGPWVALDFSKKLGARGYLLNNVTYSILLHGFCQQGCLDVALSLFHEMQVHNLKPNIVTYNILIDGMCKAGRLKDAKELLSRLSIDGLQPNVYTFNILIGGLIKGGRLDEAHSVFKKMEENGCLPDRCCYNVMIGGFLWHNDLSRAKELIHEMRDKGLWGVGSTLALAVDTNLVLKLL, from the coding sequence ATGTCTAtgcttctttcttcctcttcgGCTCGACTTCTGGTTCGTTCTCCATTTCTTCAGTTTTTTGGTATCATTTCTCCTCTCCATACTCGTGCTTCACCTTCAAGGTCAGATGATTTTGTTTCTTCTTTTGACAAGTTTCTTTGTATGGATCCCTTACCTGCTACTCAgttcaataatttattgtttGATCTTAGAAGGATGAAACCTTCGGTCATTGAGTTCAACAAATTGTTGTCTGCTTTTGTTAGGATGAACCGTTTTCAGACTGCCATTTCTTTGTCCGAGAACATGGATTACTTGAGAATAACACCTAATATTTATTCTTGTAACATCTTGATTAATTGCTTCTGCAATTTAGATAGTGTGGGTTTTGGATTCTCTGTTCTGGGTAGAATTTTCAAATCGGGTTTTCAGCCTGACATTGTTACCTTTACTTCTCTGATTGATGGATTATGCAAGGAAGGTAAAATTGATGATGCAGTGATATTGTTTAATAAGTTATCAGCTATGAGTTATAAACCTAATGTTTTTACTTATAATGTGATTGTGAATGGTTTGTGTAAAGTGGGAAAGGTTCACATGGCCAAGTGTTTGATTGAAAAAATGGCTAAAAGAGGTTGCGAGCCTAATTTGGTGGTGTATAATACTATCATTGATGGTCTTTGCAAACATAATTTAGTTACTCAATCATTTGACCTTTTCAAAAAGATCAAGAGTCGAGGCATTTTGCCGGATGTTGTGACTTATAGCTCATTAATTCATTGTCTATGCTATTCGAGCAAGTGGAAGGAAGTTGCATTTTTGGTCAATGAAATGTTGGATAGCAACGTAGTTCTAAATATAGTTACTTATAGCATATTGATCGATCAACTTTGTAAGGAAGGAATGGTAATGAAGTCTGAATGTATCTTTGGAATAATGATCCATAGAGGTTTAGAGCCAAATGTGATCACCTACAATTCATTAATAGATGGGTATGGTCTACACAGACAAATGCATCGAGTAGAGAAAGTGTTTTACATGATGAGGAGGAAAGGTTGTAAACCTAATATTTATACTTACAACATCTTGATTAATTGGTATTGTAAGAGGAAAATGATAGATTTTGCCGAACATCTTATTGATGAAATGCTTCGTGAAGGTTTGTTTCCCAATGTTTATACTTGTACCTCTTTTATACACGGTCTATGCCTTGTAAAAGGACCTTGGGTAGCACTAGACTTTTCTAAGAAGTTGGGTGCACGTGGCTATCTTTTGAATAATGTAACTTACTCCATTCTGCTACATGGCTTTTGTCAACAAGGGTGCCTTGATGTTGCTCTTTCGTTGTTTCATGAAATGCAAGTGCACAATTTGAAGCCTAATATAGTTACATATAACATCCTAATAGATGGCATGTGCAAAGCTGGAAGGCTTAAGGATGCAAAGGAATTACTTTCTAGGCTTTCTATTGATGGGTTGCAGCCAAATGTGTACACATTTAATATCTTAATTGGTGGACTTATTAAAGGAGGAAGGTTGGATGAAGCACACAGTGTCTTTAAGAAAATGGAAGAGAATGGTTGCTTGCCAGATAGATGCTGTTATAATGTCATGATCGGTGGATTTCTCTGGCACAATGATCTATCAAGAGCAAAAGAACTAATTCATGAGATGCGTGATAAGGGATTGTGGGGAGTTGGAAGCACACTTGCGTTGGCCGTGGATACTAATCTCGTCCTAAAATTACTATAA
- the LOC136232858 gene encoding probable U3 small nucleolar RNA-associated protein 7: MDVKQDGIKQPPMEQELPHELDAEVKFLRGEGANLEVLKDKKLKGQLSDREGLYRTSAQAAAKAEKWLPPIPGGYLEPEGVERTWRIQQESIAPEVDILSSKNQHDVILPDLGPYTLDFTSSGRYMAVAGRKGHLAVVDMKNVNLIKEMQVRETVRDVVFLHNEFFFAAAQKKYPYIYNRDGTELHCLKEHGAVRKLGFLRNHFLLASINKFGQLHYQDVTMGGMIGNIRTGLGRSDVMQVSSFNGVVGLGHSGGVVSMWKPTCAAPLVKMLCHRGPISAMAFHPNGHLMATSGKDKKIKIWDLRKFEVLQTVPGHAKTLDFSQKGLLAAGTGSFIQILGDLSESQHYGRYMTHHLVKGYQVGQVLFRPYEDVLSIGHSMGYSSILIPGSGEPNFDTWLANPFETSKQRREKEVRTLLDKLPPESIMLDPSKIGTVRPTRKKEKPTKLELEAEMEAAIETVKEVKLKNKTKGRNKDSKKTKKRKEMIDKAKRPFLDQHMKDAEKLAKRQKISVEDAQPSALRRFARKKAST, translated from the exons ATGGATGTCAAGCAAGATGGTATCAAGCAACCCCCTATGGAGCAG GAGTTACCCCATGAGTTGGATGCGGAAGTAAAGTTTCTTAGAGGAGAGGGTGCTAATTTGGAG GTATTAAAAGACAAAAAACTAAAGGGACAACTTTCTGATAGAGAAGGATTATACCGAACATCTGCCCAAGCTGCTGCCAAGGCTGAGAAG TGGCTTCCGCCAATTCCTGGAGGCTATCTCGAGCCTGAAGGTGTTGAAAGGACATGGAGGATTCAACAAGAATCAATTGCTCCGGAAGTTGATATCTTAAGCTCAAAGAATCAACATGATGTAATCTTACCAG ATCTTGGTCCATACACCCTGGATTTCACCTCAAGTGGGAGATACATGGCTGTTGCTGGACGGAAGGGGCACCTGGCAGTTGTAGACATGAAGAATGTGAACCTAATTAAAGAGATGCAG GTGAGGGAAACGGTGCGAGATGTTGTGTTTCTGCACAATGAGTTCTTCTTTGCAGCTGCCCAGAAAAA GTACCCTTACATTTATAACAGGGATGGCACTGAACTTCATTGTTTAAAG GAACACGGTGCAGTGCGTAAGCTTGGGTTTCTGAGAAATCATTTCCTTTTGGCATCAATAAACAAATTTGGACAACTTCATTATCAAGATGTAACAATGGGCGGGATGATTGGGAATATCCGAACAGGTTTAGGCCGTAGTGATGTGATGCAGGTTAGTTCCTTCAATGGGGTGGTTGGTTTGGGCCATTCCGGCGGCGTAGTGAGCATGTGGAAGCCAACCTGTGCAGCTCCCCTTGTCAAAATGCTGTGCCATCGTGGTCCCATTTCAGCAATGGCATTCCACCCTAATGGCCATCTTATGGCCACGTCTGGAAAGGACAAGAAAATTAAGATTTGGGACTTGAGGAAATTCGAGGTTCTCCAAACTGTACCAGGCCATGCGAAAACCTTGGATTTCAGTCAGAAGGGACTGCTGGCTGCTGGAACTGGGTCGTTTATTCAGATTCTGGGTGATTTATCAGAATCACAGCATTACGGCAGGTACATGACTCATCATCTGGTTAAAGGTTATCAGGTAGGACAAGTGTTGTTTAGGCCATATGAAGATGTTTTGAGCATCGGACATTCCATGGGATATTCCTCTATTCTTATCCCGGGGTCTGGTGAACCTAACTTTGACACTTGGTTAGCAAATCCGTTTGAAACATCTAAACAGCGGAGAGAGAAGGAAGTCCGCACTCTTCTTGACAAGCTCCCGCCTGAGTCAATCATGTTGGATCCTTCAAAGATCGGTACAGTGAGGCCAAcaaggaagaaagagaaaccAACGAAGCTAGAACTTGAAGCCGAAATGGAAGCTGCCATCGAAACTGTGAAGGAAGTCAAATTAAAGAACAAGACGAAAGGAAGGAATAAGGATAgcaagaagacgaagaagagaAAGGAGATGATTGATAAAGCTAAGAGACCTTTCTTGGATCAACACATGAAAGATGCTGAAAAATTGGCTAAAAGACAGAAAATTAGTGTGGAAGATGCACAACCAAGCGCTTTGCGTAGATTTGCCCGTAAAAAAGCTTCAACATGA